The following proteins come from a genomic window of Chryseobacterium glaciei:
- a CDS encoding methionine aminotransferase, whose translation MIQLPFSKLSDVGTTIFSQMTQLANENEAINLSQGFPDFMPDSELLNHVDHFIKKGFNQYAPLGGMIGLKEEIARKIENSHQAVYHPDSEITVTAGGTQAIFTAIATFIKKDDEVIIFEPAYDCYEPTVELFGGIVKRFEMKAPDYEIDWSVVKNLVSDKTKMIILNNPNNPSGKILKENDIQELISIVKDTPILILSDEVYENIVFDGKQHLSICKYPELKERSLLVASFGKLFHVTGWKIGYCAAPKALTDEFRKVHQFNVFCVNTPIQLALAEYMKNEDHYNHLNQFFQEKRDFLRQGLANTSFELLDCEGTYFQALKYDKISDKNDFEFASELTINHKVTSVPFSSFYKNKLNENVIRLCFAKKQETLERAIENLSKL comes from the coding sequence ATGATACAACTTCCTTTTTCTAAACTTTCCGATGTAGGAACTACGATTTTCAGTCAGATGACGCAATTAGCCAATGAAAATGAGGCTATTAATTTATCACAAGGATTCCCCGATTTCATGCCCGATTCTGAATTGTTAAATCATGTAGATCATTTCATTAAAAAAGGTTTTAATCAATATGCACCTTTGGGCGGAATGATTGGTTTAAAAGAAGAAATTGCAAGAAAAATTGAAAACAGTCACCAAGCTGTTTATCACCCTGATTCAGAAATAACCGTTACGGCAGGCGGAACACAGGCTATTTTTACAGCCATTGCAACTTTCATTAAAAAAGATGATGAAGTGATTATTTTTGAGCCTGCCTATGACTGTTATGAGCCTACAGTAGAGCTTTTCGGAGGAATTGTAAAGCGTTTTGAAATGAAAGCTCCAGATTATGAAATTGATTGGAGCGTTGTGAAAAATTTAGTTTCAGACAAAACAAAAATGATTATTCTAAATAATCCAAATAACCCTTCAGGAAAGATTTTAAAGGAAAATGATATTCAGGAACTGATTTCTATTGTAAAAGACACTCCGATATTGATTTTGAGTGATGAAGTCTACGAAAATATCGTTTTTGATGGAAAGCAACATTTGAGCATCTGCAAATATCCTGAATTAAAAGAAAGAAGTCTTTTGGTCGCCTCTTTCGGAAAGCTTTTTCATGTTACAGGCTGGAAAATTGGATATTGCGCCGCTCCGAAAGCTTTAACGGATGAGTTCAGAAAAGTACATCAATTCAATGTTTTTTGTGTGAATACTCCGATTCAATTAGCTTTGGCTGAGTATATGAAAAATGAAGATCATTACAATCATTTAAACCAATTCTTTCAGGAAAAAAGAGATTTCTTGAGACAAGGTTTAGCCAATACCTCTTTCGAATTGCTTGATTGTGAGGGAACCTATTTCCAAGCGTTGAAATATGATAAAATTTCAGATAAAAATGATTTTGAATTCGCGAGTGAATTAACGATCAATCATAAAGTCACAAGTGTACCATTTTCTTCTTTCTATAAAAATAAACTGAATGAAAATGTGATTCGCCTTTGTTTTGCAAAAAAACAGGAAACTTTGGAAAGGGCGATTGAGAATTTGTCTAAATTATAA
- a CDS encoding T9SS type A sorting domain-containing protein, with amino-acid sequence MKRDLLNMKSLAVAVLLFSTGFVNGQWLTTGNATTSSLNYVGTTGIVPLFLRVNGATTNPGQASLTSSGSFVVDGVNNSNTVNAKGSLVAGIGNVLGANVDSSLIVGWENNLSNSGGGNIVAGQLNTVLNSAGKSVALGWANTIRATNQFAIGVGIDLGTYYSGGFGIDLATTGDRSFVIGSGTSGAKLTNTIPRSIMFGMSGTSTMLIRDQFVGVRTTAPTANFHSVGTVRLQGLPSGSGRALVVDNDGNVMVATSTITRQSDNQNPVEIQTQIDELKKEIQELKDLLKQNKISLDLSSESNGPRLYQNIPNPAKGETDIKYYLPANSKQAAISVYSISGQLVKTISLKDKGNGTINITGIQSGSYVYQMTVDGKVAESKKMLIQ; translated from the coding sequence ATGAAAAGAGACCTATTAAACATGAAAAGTCTGGCTGTTGCCGTTCTATTATTTTCAACCGGATTTGTTAACGGACAATGGCTTACCACGGGTAATGCTACCACAAGCAGCTTAAACTATGTTGGAACCACAGGAATTGTCCCGTTATTTCTAAGAGTGAATGGAGCAACAACAAACCCGGGGCAGGCCTCATTAACCAGCTCAGGATCTTTTGTGGTAGACGGAGTGAATAACTCAAATACCGTAAATGCCAAAGGAAGTCTGGTAGCCGGAATCGGAAATGTTTTGGGAGCCAATGTAGACAGTTCTTTAATTGTAGGTTGGGAAAATAATCTTTCTAACAGTGGCGGCGGAAATATTGTTGCAGGACAGTTAAATACCGTACTGAACTCTGCCGGGAAATCAGTGGCACTGGGGTGGGCCAATACCATCAGAGCAACCAATCAGTTTGCAATCGGTGTAGGCATAGACCTTGGAACTTATTATTCCGGAGGTTTCGGAATAGATCTGGCAACTACCGGTGACCGTTCTTTTGTGATAGGATCAGGAACATCAGGAGCAAAATTGACCAATACAATACCTCGCTCTATCATGTTTGGAATGTCTGGAACATCTACAATGCTCATCAGGGATCAGTTTGTAGGAGTGCGAACGACTGCTCCCACTGCTAATTTTCATTCTGTAGGCACTGTGCGTTTACAAGGTTTGCCCAGCGGCTCCGGCCGTGCTCTGGTCGTAGATAATGACGGAAATGTAATGGTTGCTACCAGTACAATAACCAGACAGTCTGACAACCAGAATCCGGTAGAAATTCAGACACAGATTGATGAGCTTAAAAAAGAAATTCAGGAATTAAAAGATCTGCTTAAGCAAAATAAAATAAGTCTAGATCTAAGCTCGGAGTCTAATGGACCAAGACTGTATCAAAACATACCCAATCCGGCAAAAGGAGAAACTGACATAAAATATTACCTTCCGGCAAATTCTAAACAGGCAGCTATATCCGTGTATAGTATTTCGGGACAGCTTGTGAAGACCATTTCTTTGAAAGATAAAGGAAACGGAACCATCAATATTACAGGTATTCAAAGTGGTTCGTATGTTTATCAGATGACTGTTGACGGAAAAGTGGCAGAGTCTAAAAAGATGCTTATTCAATAA
- a CDS encoding LytR/AlgR family response regulator transcription factor has product MENNLQTCIIDEHDDEDNISLLLKSEFPEFEITFKSNDILQAFEFLSRRSSDLIFLNSELIDDNTGDLFLRYQENSQIIFITNSEKSAIEAIKKGVSNYILKPVKKLDFVKAVNKALENFRKSKIVTLNTTFQSKINLPTLQGFKRVNIDEIIRCEADSNYTFIYLADKTKVIVSKTLYDFEKHLSDHNFFRIHHKHLINLEHLKEYIKGKGGQVVMADNSVLDVSVRKKNDFLQKIV; this is encoded by the coding sequence ATGGAAAACAATTTACAAACTTGTATTATTGACGAGCACGATGATGAAGATAATATTTCTTTATTATTAAAAAGTGAGTTTCCGGAATTTGAAATTACCTTCAAATCCAATGATATTCTGCAGGCTTTTGAATTTTTGTCGAGAAGATCTTCAGATTTAATCTTTCTGAATTCAGAACTAATAGATGATAATACAGGTGATCTTTTTCTACGTTATCAGGAAAATTCGCAGATTATATTCATTACCAATTCTGAAAAGTCTGCCATCGAAGCTATCAAAAAGGGCGTTAGCAACTATATCCTGAAACCTGTTAAAAAACTTGATTTTGTAAAAGCAGTCAATAAAGCTTTAGAAAACTTCAGAAAAAGTAAAATTGTCACGCTCAACACTACATTTCAGAGCAAAATTAATCTTCCTACATTACAGGGTTTTAAAAGGGTGAATATCGATGAAATTATTCGCTGTGAGGCAGACTCTAATTATACATTCATTTATCTTGCAGACAAAACCAAAGTAATTGTTTCTAAAACATTGTATGACTTTGAAAAACATCTTTCAGATCATAATTTCTTCAGAATACACCATAAACATCTGATCAACCTTGAACACCTCAAGGAATATATCAAAGGAAAAGGCGGACAGGTTGTAATGGCTGATAATTCCGTTCTGGATGTTTCAGTCCGTAAAAAGAATGATTTTTTACAAAAAATAGTTTAA